The Oncorhynchus nerka isolate Pitt River linkage group LG5, Oner_Uvic_2.0, whole genome shotgun sequence nucleotide sequence gcttcaccgtacggatggtgccaggttttctccagatgtgacacttggcattcttgGCACTTGGAACTcaacgagttcaatcttggtttcatcagaccagaacatctagtttttcatggtctgagagtcctttaggtgcctttaggcaAACTTCAAGCAGGCTGTCGTGCCatctactgaggagtggcttccttctggccactcttccataaaggcctgattggtgaagtgctgcagagatggtggtccttatggaagattctcccatctccacagaggaactctggagctctttcagaatgaccattgagttcttggtcacctccctgaccaaggcccttctcccctgattgctcagtttggccgggcgaccagctctaggaagagtcttggtggttccaaacttcttccatttaagaatgatggccactgtgttctttggggaccttcaatgctgcagaatgtttttggtacccttccccagatctgtgcctcgacactatccaatgctctgacatgcactgtcaactgtgggaccattatatagacaggtgtgtgcctttccaaatcatgtccaatcaattgaatttaccacaggtggactccaatcaagttgtagaaacaggatgatcaatggaaacaggatgcacctgagctccatttcgagtctcaaggcaaagggtatgaatacttatgtaaataaggtttttctgttttttatttgtaacctgttttcgctttgtcattgtggggtattgtgatgtcattatggggtattgtgatgtcattatggggtattgtgatgtcattatggggtattgtgtgtagattgaggatttttatttaatccattttagaataatgtgggaaaaggggtctgaatacttgtgctagagagatttacatgggtATCAAAATGTCACGCCAAAGTAAGCCTACATGAAATACAGCCCTTATTTTAGGTGAAAATCGCCCATGGGAAATTttggtggaaaaacaattggaaccatttcccggtttgcttttaaaaaaaatatttgacctttatttaactaggcaagtcagttaagaacaaattcttattttcagtgacggcctaggaacagtgggttagttaactgcctgttcaggggcagaacgagggatttgaacttgcaacctttcggttactagtcctacgccctaaccactaggctaccctgccgcccccaaggttttatgggtattataacaCCTTCCCTATGGGGCTTTATTGTGTATAGGCCAGTGACAAGATAtctgtttaatccattttaaattcaggctgtaacacaacaaaatgtggaaaaagtcaaggggtgtgaatactttctgaaggcactgtatatttagcagactcttttcatacatttttcttattttgaattgaacccacaactctGGCATTGTTAGCGCCGTACTCGACTAACTAATCCACACAGGACCATTTGCTTCGATTTATATgtacaatattttttttaaattattattattataacgtGCCATTAACTTAGCTTTTCTATTGTCCTGTAGGTAAACCGTCAAGTAGCGGCTCTAGAGAAAGCATAGACTCTAAGACAAAGGTTAGTACAGTATTGTTGTTCTTCTTGCTGTTCTGGTGAATTACTTTtttaataaacattttaaaaagttttCACAATGTCTGTTTACTTGCCTTTTTGTTTTCCAGGGGAGTGGCAAAGTGGTTTGTGCCCAATTTACCGCCCGGTGTCTCAACGAAGATGGTTTGAAGGACCTGATTAATCCGTTTGGGGAAGTTGTGAAAATCATCATGTTCCCTGCTTTGGTAAGAAGACTAGTAGCCTATTCATCCTGCCATCTATAGAAATAGCTAATATATGTGTTTTCAATTCCTATGAAATAGACTGAATTACAATAATACAAATCTTATAGTGATTAAAAGTAATGTTGAAAGGATAGAAATAGAATCGCCACCCATCATGGCCTCATTGACCAATAGGGATATCCATTCTAGTAATAATGTTGTCATGGTTCTTGTAACGCTGCATCTTCAGGCGTTTGTGGAGTTGGGCTCAACTGACCAGGCCGCCGATATTGTGAGATACTACCTCAGTAACCCAGTGATGGTGAAAGGAGGACAAGTCACCTTCTCTGTCTCGTCAACATTTAATTTCCTGCAGGTACATTTTTACAAGATAAATGAATTGGCATATCATTATAGTTAAGTTTGTTTAAAAGGGTAATTGTTTAAAAGGGATTTTCTCtaaaacaaccacacacacacacagaatattaTTCAATGACTTAAATAAATCCATTTACGTCCGTATAGAGTTCCCGGGTGTTGAGTTTTTCCCCGGTGCCTCCTGGTAAAGAGTCATCCGCGTGGAAGAGACAGTTACTGGCCGCAGCTAAAAGATTTGGACCTGTGGAGCACTCTCTATTCTTACCTACGCAGGTATTAAACTGCATTTCGCTTTGACATATTTTTTTTTGTTGGTCTGTGTTATAGTCTATTATTTGCTTACAGTGTTCTGTCCTTTGGTAGGCATTTGTGGAAATGACAAATCCACTGGATGCACAGAAGCTGGTTGGACACCATACGTCCAAACCCCTGAAAATAGATGAGATTCATATTAAAGTGGCCTTCTCGTCAGAGTATAATACACTTCCGTAAGTTGATGAGCCCCCTTGTTGTGCCATTACCTTTTGTTTTCATTGATTATGGCTTCTGAGTTCAGACTGTCAGACACTGTCACCATTATAACCATTGTTATTGAAGGAGAAATAGTTCATTTAGACTCTGTAAAAGCCAGAAACGTGGGAATAAAAGTGTTATCTGTGAACTTTCTTTCCATCCCATCATGCAGGACCATATCTGACAGGAAGTCTTCAGTCAGGAAGTCTTCAGTCAGGAAGTCTTCAGACAGGAAGTCTTCAGACAGGAGCAGGAAGTCTGAAGATAGATCTAAGAGAAAGAGAAGCCCAAGCCCCAGAAGGCGGAACCTCAGCCCCAGGAGAGATTCCCCAACCACctcaaagaggaggaggagtagagagaggtatagcGACCGTCACAAAGAACGAGTGAAATCAAACAGTGGTGGTAAAGGCAGTCCAAGGTCCCCCAGCAAACAGATCTCCAGCCGGAACTCCAGAAGCCCTCGCAGGCCAAGGTCCCCCAGCAAACAGATCTCCGGCCGGAACTCCAGAAGCCCTCGCTCACATACTAAAGAGAGGGTCTCCAGTGAGAAGAAGACCCCAGGTTCTTGTAAAACAGACCCCAAGAAGAACAAGGTATCTCCCACTTCCACTCGCTCACAACCTCCCACCAAGGAAAAGACCCCATCCCTGTCCTCCAATGTGATGGCGAAGTCTGAAGAGGCTGTCGTCACGACTGACCAGAGCAAGAAAAAAACTGAGACTCAGGAGGATGGAGCCACGGAGGCCTGTGATATGGACAGTGACATCGAGGGGATGGCCGTGtatggggaggatggggaggagaactctgacatgggagaggaggaagaggaagaggggcaagtaggggagaaagagggagaggtaggggaggcagagggagtggggggagaggaagaggaagtagtggaggtagagaaggaagaggtagagaaggaagaggtagaggaggaagaggtagaagaggaagagagtgaggaggagggagaggtaggggagaaagaggtagaggaggaagaggtagaagaggtaggggaggcagagggagtgggggagaggaagaagtagtggaggtagaggaggaagaggtagaggaggaagaggtagaagaggaagagagtgaggaggaggaggagaggtaggggagaaaagagggaagaggaggaagaggtagaagagaaagagggagtggggggagaggaagaggaagaagtagtggaggtagaggaggaagaggtagaagaggaagagagtgaggaggagggagaggtaggggagaaagaggtaggagagaaagaggtaggagagaaagaggaggaagaggtagaggaggaagaggtagaggaggaagagagtgaggaggagggagaggtaggggagaaacaggaagaggggcaagtaggggaggaagaggagggagagaaacagcaggAGAGTGCTGAGGACATGATCCAAGAGCTCTCAGCTACTGGGTCAgaacagggggaaaagagagatggtGAAGACCAGAAAGCAGATGCTTCATATGTTGATGAGGTAAAGTTCATGCTCTGTCAGGTCTTTAACATGTAGTTCAGCTATTTAATAAGTCAAATAACATAGTTACAATTTGTAAAATACAAGGTGTCATGTTTAATACGTGTTGTGTGTTTCAGTAAATCCTAAATCCTTATGTTTAGATGTTTGTTCCCTTCATTGTCACACAGGAGGAGCATGATTTCCCAGAGGGCCATGAGAACCATATCACTTTGGGTGCCCTAAAGCAGGATTCATCAGCTGATGGCCAAGGTGATTACTACTCAACACCTAGCTACTGGACCACAGATTACATTCAAACTTCAGCACTTTCAAAGAAAGAGTTAGATTGCTATGAAGGTCATTAATTGTATGTTTATCTTACATTGCAGATAACCAGTCAATATATGAGCCCAGAAGAAGGTCCAAGAGAAAGGTGAGCAAAtggtctttaaaaaaaattattgTTATTGATGTGTTCTGTGAGTCAGTTAGAATGTGTTTATTGAACCTCGTGCTATAAGCCTGGGTTTAAAGCAAAAGGTTAGTCTAGCACCATATATTATCTGGGTTAAGTTAACGATTGTCAATAAGGTTGTCACAACCACACGTgtgtaaaatatatttatttcagccCTCAGGACGTGATCAGACACCTGGTAGAGTGATCTACGTCAAAAACCTTCCCAGAGGCTTCTATACAGATAATGACTTCCTGAAGATTGTTAAAGGCTTCGGGAGAGTGCATCGCTATTACCTCCATGGCAATGGTGAAGAGGTATGTTCCTCACAGAAGGACATCTAAAATGGAGTCCATCCTAATGATGTACTACAAGTCTGATCACATTTGTT carries:
- the LOC135571750 gene encoding cilia- and flagella-associated protein 251-like isoform X3, with protein sequence MELNMQTDSSHFLKCILIGIAGCRPPESGLQSSCRNRMINGNRMHLSSISSLKAKGKPSSSGSRESIDSKTKGSGKVVCAQFTARCLNEDGLKDLINPFGEVVKIIMFPALAFVELGSTDQAADIVRYYLSNPVMVKGGQVTFSVSSTFNFLQSSRVLSFSPVPPGKESSAWKRQLLAAAKRFGPVEHSLFLPTQAFVEMTNPLDAQKLVGHHTSKPLKIDEIHIKVAFSSEYNTLPTISDRKSSVRKSSVRKSSDRKSSDRSRKSEDRSKRKRSPSPRRRNLSPRRDSPTTSKRRRSRERYSDRHKERVKSNSGGKGSPRSPSKQISSRNSRSPRRPRSPSKQISGRNSRSPRSHTKERVSSEKKTPGSCKTDPKKNKVSPTSTRSQPPTKEKTPSLSSNVMAKSEEAVVTTDQSKKKTETQEDGATEACDMDSDIEGMAVYGEDGEENSDMGEEEEEEGQVGEKEGEVGEAEGVGGEEEEVVEVEKEEVEKEEVEEEEVEEEESEEEGEVGEKEVEEEEVEEVGEAEGVGERKK
- the LOC135571750 gene encoding matrin-3-like isoform X1, whose protein sequence is MATSGNTPTKKSALDFHGEIPQKFPHTCSLCDITVLSEKFWFTHANGTQHADGQLTFLKMYPDWDCRMQTTRNGDDRTKRPNVEEKTAGPSHRLINYLGGLQSSCRNRMINGNRMHLSSISSLKAKGKPSSSGSRESIDSKTKGSGKVVCAQFTARCLNEDGLKDLINPFGEVVKIIMFPALAFVELGSTDQAADIVRYYLSNPVMVKGGQVTFSVSSTFNFLQSSRVLSFSPVPPGKESSAWKRQLLAAAKRFGPVEHSLFLPTQAFVEMTNPLDAQKLVGHHTSKPLKIDEIHIKVAFSSEYNTLPTISDRKSSVRKSSVRKSSDRKSSDRSRKSEDRSKRKRSPSPRRRNLSPRRDSPTTSKRRRSRERYSDRHKERVKSNSGGKGSPRSPSKQISSRNSRSPRRPRSPSKQISGRNSRSPRSHTKERVSSEKKTPGSCKTDPKKNKVSPTSTRSQPPTKEKTPSLSSNVMAKSEEAVVTTDQSKKKTETQEDGATEACDMDSDIEGMAVYGEDGEENSDMGEEEEEEGQVGEKEGEVGEAEGVGGEEEEVVEVEKEEVEKEEVEEEEVEEEESEEEGEVGEKEVEEEEVEEVGEAEGVGERKK
- the LOC135571750 gene encoding matrin-3-like isoform X2; the protein is MATSGNTPTKKSALDFHGEIPQKFPHTCSLCDITVLSEKFWFTHANGTQHADGQLTFLKMYPDWDCRMQTTRNGDDRTKRPNVEEKTAGPSHRLINYLGKPSSSGSRESIDSKTKGSGKVVCAQFTARCLNEDGLKDLINPFGEVVKIIMFPALAFVELGSTDQAADIVRYYLSNPVMVKGGQVTFSVSSTFNFLQSSRVLSFSPVPPGKESSAWKRQLLAAAKRFGPVEHSLFLPTQAFVEMTNPLDAQKLVGHHTSKPLKIDEIHIKVAFSSEYNTLPTISDRKSSVRKSSVRKSSDRKSSDRSRKSEDRSKRKRSPSPRRRNLSPRRDSPTTSKRRRSRERYSDRHKERVKSNSGGKGSPRSPSKQISSRNSRSPRRPRSPSKQISGRNSRSPRSHTKERVSSEKKTPGSCKTDPKKNKVSPTSTRSQPPTKEKTPSLSSNVMAKSEEAVVTTDQSKKKTETQEDGATEACDMDSDIEGMAVYGEDGEENSDMGEEEEEEGQVGEKEGEVGEAEGVGGEEEEVVEVEKEEVEKEEVEEEEVEEEESEEEGEVGEKEVEEEEVEEVGEAEGVGERKK